In Carya illinoinensis cultivar Pawnee chromosome 6, C.illinoinensisPawnee_v1, whole genome shotgun sequence, a single genomic region encodes these proteins:
- the LOC122314214 gene encoding zinc finger protein CONSTANS-LIKE 15-like: MGSHGESVPCEFCSEQLAVLYCRADSAKLCLFCDQHVHSANLLSRKHMRSQICDNCCSEPVSVRCDTDNLVLCQECDCDAHGSCSVSASHDRNPVEGFSGCPSALELASLWGIELDEKKMNPSATSIQNWTISALDDSPSSVFDKSSAGVVCFQDLIVPSENAITGVNGCGILTMSKKQGGPSCGKRRQVMYKQLVEIFKRDLAAESPRGNGGWQGMSVERLADLGNARNGVDEVDEFVGESRVAQQQQQQQQKQHPLPQAPLTALLTMDLKENNRTVDGDMLWDTRPSGHSTQIWDFKLGRLREQEETGTMEVAYDANDAEFMIKNFGELMEGTSWNNTKLLGDMYRMNCPVGRDDMAFNNNSNNPSASQGPATSDSNNRHMGRPLSGSAFGKAGGSGGFKDVPLLEQSFFMRGDSVGTAATTKADMEQLAQNRGNAMQRYKEKKKTRRYDKHIRYESRKARADTRKRVKGRFVKASEATDG; this comes from the exons ATGGGGAGTCATGGAGAGAGCGTGCCGTGCGAATTCTGCAGTGAGCAGCTTGCGGTTCTTTACTGTAGGGCCGACTCCGCCAAGCTCTGCTTGTTCTGCGACCAGCACGTGCACTCGGCGAACCTGCTGTCCCGGAAACACATGCGCTCCCAGATCTGCGATAACTGCTGCTCGGAGCCGGTCTCTGTCCGGTGCGACACTGACAATCTGGTGCTGTGCCAGGAGTGCGATTGTGATGCCCACGGTAGCTGTTCGGTGTCGGCCTCTCACGATCGAAACCCGGTAGAAGGGTTCTCTGGTTGCCCCTCCGCACTCGAGCTCGCTTCCCTCTGGGGCATAGAACTCGACGAGAAGAAGATGAATCCGTCGGCGACGTCGATTCAGAACTGGACGATTAGTGCTTTGGACGACTCTCCGTCGTCGGTGTTTGATAAATCAAGCGCCGGAGTGGTGTGTTTTCAGGACTTAATTGTACCGAGCGAGAACGCCATTACCGGCGTGAATGGCTGTGGGATCTTGACGATGTCGAAGAAACAGGGTGGTCCGAGCTGTGGGAAGCGGAGGCAGGTAATGTATAAGCAGCTGGTGGAGATATTCAAGAGAGAtttggcggcggaatcgccgagGGGGAATGGTGGTTGGCAGGGAATGAGTGTGGAGAGACTAGCAGATTTGGGAAATGCCAGGAATGGGGTTGATGAGGTTGATGAGTTTGTGGGTGAGAGTCGTGTTGCtcaacagcagcagcagcagcaacaaaaACAACATCCACTACCACAAGCGCCCCTTACGGCTTTGCTTACGATGGATTTGAAGGAGAACAACCGTACTGTTGATGGGGATATGTTGTGGGACACTCGTCCCAGTGGTCATAGCACGCAG ATATGGGATTTTAAACTTGGACGATTGAGGGAACAGGAAGAAACGGGTACAATGGAAGTTGCATATGATGCAAATGATGcagaatttatgataaaaaattttggGGAACTAATGGAGGGAACATCTTGGAATAATACAAAATTGCTGGGAGATATGTACCGGATGAATTGTCCTGTTGGACGTGATGATATGGCCTTTAAC AAtaactcaaacaacccatcagcCAGCCAGGGGCCAGCAACATCTGATAGCAACAATAGACATATGGGAAGACCGTTGTCAGGTTCAGCATTTGGTAAAGCAGGAGGTTCTGGTGGCTTTAAAGATGTCCCGCTTCTGGAACAATCGTTTTTTATGAGAGGTGACAGCGTGGGAACAGCAGCAACAACCAAGGCCGACATGGAGCAACTGGCACAGAATAGAGGCAATGCCATGCAACGTtacaaggagaagaagaaaactcgAAG ATATGATAAGCACATAAGGTACGAGTCAAGGAAAGCAAGAGCTGACACTAGGAAGCGAGTCAAGGGTCGATTTGTGAAGGCTAGTGAAGCAACTGATGGTTAA
- the LOC122312955 gene encoding pyruvate dehydrogenase E1 component subunit beta, mitochondrial: MLGVIRRKIGAGGSSLLTSGWSFQSRPAVSAWRSYSSAAKEMTVRDALNSALDEEMSADPKVFLMGEEVGEYQGAYKISKGLLEKYGPERVLDTPITEAGFTGIGVGAAYYGLRPVVEFMTFNFSMQAIDHIINSAAKSNYMSAGQISVPIVFRGPNGAAAGVGAQHSHCFAAWFASCPGLKVLAPYSSEDARGLLKAAIRDPDPVVFLENELLYGESFPVSAESLDSSFCLPIGKAKIEREGKDVTITAFSKMVGYALKAAEILTKEGISAEVINLRSIRPLDRSTINASVRKTNRLVTVEEGFPQHGVGAEICTSIVEESFGYLDAPVERIAGADVPMPYAANLERLAVPQVEDIVRAAKRACYRSVPLAAVA, from the exons atgttGGGGGTTATAAGGCGGAAAATCGGTGCCGGAGGCTCTTCTCTACTG ACTTCGGGATGGTCCTTTCAGTCTCGCCCTGCCGTGTCGGCATGGAGAAGCTACTCATCAGCGGCAAAAGAG ATGACAGTGAGAGATGCTCTAAACTCTGCGCTCGATGAGGAAATGTCTGCTGATCCTAAAGTATTCTTGATGGGGGAAGAG GTTGGGGAATATCAAGGTGCATACAAG ATATCCAAAGGGCTCCTGGAAAAGTATGGTCCTGAGAGGGTTCTTGATACACCAATCACAGAG GCTGGGTTTACAGGGATTGGAGTTGGTGCTGCTTACTATGGGCTGCGACCTGTTGTAGAGTTTATGACATTTAACTTCTCTATGCAG GCAATTGACCACATCATTAATTCTGCTGCAAAATCAAACTATATGTCTGCTGGGCAGATATCTGTGCCTATAGTTTTCAGAGGGCCTAATGGTGCTGCTGCTGGTGTTGGTGCCCAGCACTCTCAC TGTTTTGCTGCATGGTTTGCCTCCTGCCCTGGGTTGAAAGTGTTGGCCCCTTACTCATCTGAAGATGCTCGTGGACTGCTAAAGGCCGCCATACGAGATCCCGATCCTGTTGTTTTCCTTGAAAATGAGTTGTT ATATGGTGAGTCATTCCCTGTTTCAGCCGAATCTCTTGATTCCAGTTTTTGTCTTCCAATAGGGaaagctaag attgagagagaaggaaaggatGTGACTATTACGGCTTTTTCAAAAATGGTGGGCTATGCACTCAAG GCAGCTGAGATACTCACAAAGGAAGGTATCAGCGCTGAG GTTATAAATTTACGCTCAATTCGGCCACTAGATAGATCCACAATCAATGCCTCTGTCAGAAAAACCAACAGACTGGTAACGGTTGAAGAAGGGTTTCCTCAGCATGGTGTTGGAGCTGAAATCTG CACCTCTATTGTTGAGGAGAGCTTTGGTTATCTTGATGCACCAGTCGAGAGAATTGCTGGGGCTGATGTTCCTATGCCTTATGCAGCTAATCTTGAGAGATTGGCTGTTCCACAG GTTGAAGACATTGTTCGTGCAGCAAAGAGAGCATGCTACAGATCTGTGCCATTGGCTGCAGTTGCCTAA
- the LOC122312956 gene encoding uncharacterized protein At2g33490-like isoform X1: MKTPFRKLRGFGLHKHQHKERRDIRPLSQLDELAQASLDMQDMRDCYDNLLSAAAATTNSAYEFSESLREMGACLLEKTALNDDEESGRVLLMLGKVQFELQKLIDGYRSHIYQTIIIPSESLLNELQTVEEMKRQCDEKRDVYDYMITRQREKGGSRSGKGESFSMQQLETARDEFDEEAAFYVFRLKSLKQGQSRSLLTQAARHHAAQLCFLKKAVKSLEAVEPHVKLITEQQHIDYHFIELHDGDESDNDDDNDDDYDMHDDSELSFDYGQNDLEHDVSTSQKSMELNQVDITFPQVATLEAIKENLDWPDSNSFTYKARPGSQSAPLFAENKFGSAERTGQMRPSSTRKLQTYVLPTPVDMKSSISAGTVNLMLHKTQTPPIDHARNLWHSSPLDPKKYEKIFVDEKLSRPTEISAQSVLKERINNTASTLLPPSADGILFPHHYTFAASDPKKLKRYAFSGPLKSEPWPTKLVSVERPHLNSGPLLRNPASYLPSTSPKASPITSPTFVSSPRISELHELPRPPASSTPKSSRPEGWAGHSAPLGSKDQLLSAIKKSVVSNAASPLPTPPQTISRSFSIPSSSSSVSTSHTSRPLQALHGMEMAEDVSSPPLTPVALSSSRLSSSTNSDTVTRTVEIRGAD, from the exons ATGAAGACTCCGTTTAGAAAGTTGCGAGGTTTCGGGCTTCACAAGCACCAGCACAAGGAGCGCAGAGATATCCGGCCTTTGTCACAATTGGACGAGCTAGCTCAGGCTTCGCTG GACATGCAAGATATGAGAGACTGCTATGATAATTTACTTTCTGCCGCAGCCGCAACTACCAACAGTGCTTATG AATTCTCAGAGTCATTGCGGGAAATGGGTGCTTGTCTTCTTGAGAAAACTGCATTGAATGATGACGAAGAAAGTG GCAGAGTTCTACTAATGCTAGGAAAAGTACAGTTTGAACTGCAGAAACTTATTGATGGATAT cGGTCTCATATATACCAAACAATCATAATCCCATCAGAGTCTCTTCTCAATGAACTTCAAACAGTTGAG GAGATGAAGCGCCAATGTGATGAGAAAAG ggatgtatatgattatatgatAACAAGACAGAGAGAAAAAGGGGGATCAAGAAGTGGAAAAGGAGAGAGTTTTTCCATGCAGCAGTTAGAAACCGCTCGTGATGAATTTGATGaggaagcagccttttatgTTTTCCGGTTGAAATCTCTAAAGCAAGGACAATCACGAAGTCTTCTTACACAAGCAGCTCGTCACCATGCTGCTCag TTGTGTTTCTTGAAGAAGGCGGTTAAATCTCTTGAGGCAGTAGAACCGCATGTGAAATTGATAACTGAAcagcagcatattgattaccaTTTCATCGAACTTCACGATGGGGATGAAAGCGATAACGATGATGACAATGACGATGACTATGATATGCATGATGATAGTGAATTGAGTTTTGACTATGGACAAAATGATCTGGAGCATGATGTTTCTACATCCCAAAAATCAATGGAG CTCAATCAGGTGGATATTACATTTCCCCAGGTTGCAACTCTGGAAGCCATCAAG GAAAATCTGGATTGGCCTGAcagtaattcttttacttacaAGGCTAGGCCAGGTAGTCAATCAGCCCCACTCTTTGCTGAGAATAAATTTGGTTCTGCTGAAAGAACTGGGCAGATGCGGCCATCATCAACACGGAAGTTGCAGACGTATGTACTACCCACTCCAGTTGATATGAAGAGTTCAATTTCTGCTGGAACGGTTAATCTGATGCTCCACAAAACACAGACTCCTCCTATCGACCACGCTAGGAATTTGTGGCATTCATCCCCATTGGatccaaaaaaatatgaaaaaatttttgtagacGAGAAACTCTCCAGACCCACAGAAATATCCGCTCAGTCTGTACTCAAAGAGAGAATCAACAACACCGCATCCACTCTCTTGCCTCCTTCAGCTGATGGGATTTTATTTCCGCATCACTATACATTTGCAGCTTCTGATCCCAAAAAACTCAAAAGATATGCTTTTTCTGGTCCATTAAAGAGTGAGCCATGGCCCACCAAGCTAGTGTCAGTGGAACGCCCCCATTTGAATTCTGGACCTCTTCTTCGAAATCCAGCATCTTATCTTCCATCAACATCTCCAAAAGCATCTCCTATTACTTCCCCTACTTTTGTGTCCTCGCCTAGAATAAGTGAGCTTCATGAACTTCCTAGGCCCCCTGCAAGTTCAACCCCCAAGTCTTCAAGACCTGAGGGTTGGGCTGGTCATTCAGCCCCCTTGGGGTCCAAGGATCAATTGCTTTCTGCTATAAAGAAATCAGTTGTGTCAAATGCAGCATCTCCATTGCCAACCCCTCCACAAACAATTTCACGTAGTTTCTCCATACCTTCAAGTAGTTCTAGCGTGAGTACTTCCCATACATCGAGACCCCTGCAAGCTCTTCATGGTATGGAGATGGCGGAAGACGTTTCTTCACCCCCTCTGACACCCGTAGCCCTTTCTAGCAGTAGGCTGTCATCATCAACTAATTCTGACACTGTTACTCGCACGGTTGAAATTAGAG GTGCGGATTGA
- the LOC122312957 gene encoding leucine-rich repeat protein 1-like yields MKIWAMFHLLLAFLLLSTLSATTNANSEGDALYAMRRAVKDPNGVLESWDPTLVDPCTWFHVTCDGDNRVTRLDLGNAKLSGSLVPELGKLERLQYLELYMNNLVGSIPEELGGLKSLVSLDLYHNNLTGSIPASLSKLSNLKFLRLNSNNLTGRIPRELTKLGNLKILDVSHNDLCGTFSTSGSFSKLSEESFKNNPRLEGPELMGFVRYDVGGSCE; encoded by the exons ATGAAGATCTGGGCCatgtttcatcttcttcttgcttttcttcttctatCAACCCTTTCAGCAACTACAAATGCAAACTCAGAAG GGGACGCTCTGTACGCAATGAGGAGAGCTGTGAAGGATCCGAATGGTGTTCTGGAGAGCTGGGATCCGACCTTAGTGGATCCCTGCACTTGGTTCCACGTTACTTGCGACGGTGATAATCGAGTTACTCGACT TGACCTCGGAAATGCAAAGCTGTCGGGCAGCTTGGTTCCAGAGCTGGGGAAGCTTGAGCGTCTTCAGTATCT TGAATTGTACATGAACAACTTGGTGGGATCCATACCAGAGGAGCTTGGTGGACTGAAGAGCCTAGTTAGCTTGGATCTTTATCACAATAACTTGACTGGGTCCATCCCTGCCTCCCTCTCTAAGCTCTCCAATCTCAAGTTCCT GCGATTGAACAGCAATAACCTGACTGGAAGAATACCCAGGGAACTTACTAAACTTGGAAACCTCAAGATCCT TGACGTGTCACACAACGATTTGTGTGGCACATTCTCAACCTCGGGCTCCTTTTCCAAGCTCTCGGAGGAGAG TTTCAAGAATAATCCAAGACTTGAAGGACCAGAACTGATGGGATTCGTGAGATACGATGTGGGAGGAAGCTGCGAATGA
- the LOC122312956 gene encoding uncharacterized protein At2g33490-like isoform X2 translates to MQDMRDCYDNLLSAAAATTNSAYEFSESLREMGACLLEKTALNDDEESGRVLLMLGKVQFELQKLIDGYRSHIYQTIIIPSESLLNELQTVEEMKRQCDEKRDVYDYMITRQREKGGSRSGKGESFSMQQLETARDEFDEEAAFYVFRLKSLKQGQSRSLLTQAARHHAAQLCFLKKAVKSLEAVEPHVKLITEQQHIDYHFIELHDGDESDNDDDNDDDYDMHDDSELSFDYGQNDLEHDVSTSQKSMELNQVDITFPQVATLEAIKENLDWPDSNSFTYKARPGSQSAPLFAENKFGSAERTGQMRPSSTRKLQTYVLPTPVDMKSSISAGTVNLMLHKTQTPPIDHARNLWHSSPLDPKKYEKIFVDEKLSRPTEISAQSVLKERINNTASTLLPPSADGILFPHHYTFAASDPKKLKRYAFSGPLKSEPWPTKLVSVERPHLNSGPLLRNPASYLPSTSPKASPITSPTFVSSPRISELHELPRPPASSTPKSSRPEGWAGHSAPLGSKDQLLSAIKKSVVSNAASPLPTPPQTISRSFSIPSSSSSVSTSHTSRPLQALHGMEMAEDVSSPPLTPVALSSSRLSSSTNSDTVTRTVEIRGAD, encoded by the exons ATGCAAGATATGAGAGACTGCTATGATAATTTACTTTCTGCCGCAGCCGCAACTACCAACAGTGCTTATG AATTCTCAGAGTCATTGCGGGAAATGGGTGCTTGTCTTCTTGAGAAAACTGCATTGAATGATGACGAAGAAAGTG GCAGAGTTCTACTAATGCTAGGAAAAGTACAGTTTGAACTGCAGAAACTTATTGATGGATAT cGGTCTCATATATACCAAACAATCATAATCCCATCAGAGTCTCTTCTCAATGAACTTCAAACAGTTGAG GAGATGAAGCGCCAATGTGATGAGAAAAG ggatgtatatgattatatgatAACAAGACAGAGAGAAAAAGGGGGATCAAGAAGTGGAAAAGGAGAGAGTTTTTCCATGCAGCAGTTAGAAACCGCTCGTGATGAATTTGATGaggaagcagccttttatgTTTTCCGGTTGAAATCTCTAAAGCAAGGACAATCACGAAGTCTTCTTACACAAGCAGCTCGTCACCATGCTGCTCag TTGTGTTTCTTGAAGAAGGCGGTTAAATCTCTTGAGGCAGTAGAACCGCATGTGAAATTGATAACTGAAcagcagcatattgattaccaTTTCATCGAACTTCACGATGGGGATGAAAGCGATAACGATGATGACAATGACGATGACTATGATATGCATGATGATAGTGAATTGAGTTTTGACTATGGACAAAATGATCTGGAGCATGATGTTTCTACATCCCAAAAATCAATGGAG CTCAATCAGGTGGATATTACATTTCCCCAGGTTGCAACTCTGGAAGCCATCAAG GAAAATCTGGATTGGCCTGAcagtaattcttttacttacaAGGCTAGGCCAGGTAGTCAATCAGCCCCACTCTTTGCTGAGAATAAATTTGGTTCTGCTGAAAGAACTGGGCAGATGCGGCCATCATCAACACGGAAGTTGCAGACGTATGTACTACCCACTCCAGTTGATATGAAGAGTTCAATTTCTGCTGGAACGGTTAATCTGATGCTCCACAAAACACAGACTCCTCCTATCGACCACGCTAGGAATTTGTGGCATTCATCCCCATTGGatccaaaaaaatatgaaaaaatttttgtagacGAGAAACTCTCCAGACCCACAGAAATATCCGCTCAGTCTGTACTCAAAGAGAGAATCAACAACACCGCATCCACTCTCTTGCCTCCTTCAGCTGATGGGATTTTATTTCCGCATCACTATACATTTGCAGCTTCTGATCCCAAAAAACTCAAAAGATATGCTTTTTCTGGTCCATTAAAGAGTGAGCCATGGCCCACCAAGCTAGTGTCAGTGGAACGCCCCCATTTGAATTCTGGACCTCTTCTTCGAAATCCAGCATCTTATCTTCCATCAACATCTCCAAAAGCATCTCCTATTACTTCCCCTACTTTTGTGTCCTCGCCTAGAATAAGTGAGCTTCATGAACTTCCTAGGCCCCCTGCAAGTTCAACCCCCAAGTCTTCAAGACCTGAGGGTTGGGCTGGTCATTCAGCCCCCTTGGGGTCCAAGGATCAATTGCTTTCTGCTATAAAGAAATCAGTTGTGTCAAATGCAGCATCTCCATTGCCAACCCCTCCACAAACAATTTCACGTAGTTTCTCCATACCTTCAAGTAGTTCTAGCGTGAGTACTTCCCATACATCGAGACCCCTGCAAGCTCTTCATGGTATGGAGATGGCGGAAGACGTTTCTTCACCCCCTCTGACACCCGTAGCCCTTTCTAGCAGTAGGCTGTCATCATCAACTAATTCTGACACTGTTACTCGCACGGTTGAAATTAGAG GTGCGGATTGA